A window of the Oncorhynchus keta strain PuntledgeMale-10-30-2019 chromosome 21, Oket_V2, whole genome shotgun sequence genome harbors these coding sequences:
- the si:ch73-361p23.3 gene encoding tumor necrosis factor receptor superfamily member 4 isoform X2, whose product MMIPSRFWVLIYVCVFICNGSLNPVEAFKCKIGERISRGKKEQCEPCPDENFQAVPNESLQCQPCYSCNESSGSEVISKCTKTSNAKCQCRGGFTNRDKDSTICKCAVGSGLDRSGIILKCRECEHGFFTTDKDSTCAKWRECKSGVKTSGTTMADVVCNEESESDGKTLPSMQPTSPSGSIQTVSKSLIQNQSQGSSRHPDVPTLTPAVTGPKSTTADYGQVMPLIGIVLLLTFLLTAVTCNLVIIPCIKNYKNPGVKTAQDSMCRRPVEESGDSSLSSLVKTPSLGEP is encoded by the exons ATGATGATCCCGTCTAGATTCTGGGTGCTCATCTATGtatgtgtttttatttgtaatggATCTTTAAATCCCGTGGAGGCTTTTAAATGCAAAATAG GTGAGAGGATAAGTCGAGGAAAAAAGGAACAGTGTGAACCGTGCCCCGACGAGAACTTCCAGGCAGTACCAAATGAATCTCTGCAATGTCAACCCTGCTACTCCTGCAATGAGA GTTCTGGGAGTGAGGTAATATCAAAGTGCACAAAGACTTCTAATGCTAAGTGTCAGTGTCGTGGAGGATTCACTAACAGAGACAAAGACTCTACCATATGCAAGTGTGCCGTGGGTTCTGGGTTGGATAGATCAG GTATAATACTCAAATGCCGTGAATGTGAGCATGGATTCTTTACCACCGACAAGGACTCTACGTGTGCGAAATGGCGAGA ATGTAAGAGTGGAGTGAAGACTTCTGGGACTACGATGGCAGATGTCGTCTGTAATGAAGAGTCAGAGTCAGACGGGAAGACCCTCCCCTCCATGCAGCCCACTTCCCCCTCTGGCTCTATCCAGACTGTGTCTAAGTCCTTGATCCAGAACCAGAGCCAAGGGTCATCTCGTCATCCCGATGTCCCCACTCTAACACCAGCCGTCACTGGTCCCAAGTCCACAACGGCAGACTATGGCCAAG TAATGCCACTCATTGGAATTGTCCTGCTGCTTACTTTTCTACTTACCGCTGTGACCTGCAACCTGGTCATCATCCCTTGCATCAAGAACTACAAGAACCCGGGTGTCAAAACAG CCCAGGACTCAATGTGCCGGAGGCCAGTTGAAGAAAGTGGGGACAGCAGTCTCTCCTCCCTGGTGAAAACACCAAGCTTGGGGGAGCCATGA
- the si:ch73-361p23.3 gene encoding tumor necrosis factor receptor superfamily member 9 isoform X1, which translates to MMIPSRFWVLIYVCVFICNGSLNPVEAFKCKIGERISRGKKEQCEPCPDENFQAVPNESLQCQPCYSCNESSGSEVISKCTKTSNAKCQCRGGFTNRDKDSTICKCAVGSGLDRSGIILKCRECEHGFFTTDKDSTCAKWRECKSGVKTSGTTMADVVCNEESESDGKTLPSMQPTSPSGSIQTVSKSLIQNQSQGSSRHPDVPTLTPAVTGPKSTTADYGQVMPLIGIVLLLTFLLTAVTCNLVIIPCIKNYKNPGVKTGLNVPEAS; encoded by the exons ATGATGATCCCGTCTAGATTCTGGGTGCTCATCTATGtatgtgtttttatttgtaatggATCTTTAAATCCCGTGGAGGCTTTTAAATGCAAAATAG GTGAGAGGATAAGTCGAGGAAAAAAGGAACAGTGTGAACCGTGCCCCGACGAGAACTTCCAGGCAGTACCAAATGAATCTCTGCAATGTCAACCCTGCTACTCCTGCAATGAGA GTTCTGGGAGTGAGGTAATATCAAAGTGCACAAAGACTTCTAATGCTAAGTGTCAGTGTCGTGGAGGATTCACTAACAGAGACAAAGACTCTACCATATGCAAGTGTGCCGTGGGTTCTGGGTTGGATAGATCAG GTATAATACTCAAATGCCGTGAATGTGAGCATGGATTCTTTACCACCGACAAGGACTCTACGTGTGCGAAATGGCGAGA ATGTAAGAGTGGAGTGAAGACTTCTGGGACTACGATGGCAGATGTCGTCTGTAATGAAGAGTCAGAGTCAGACGGGAAGACCCTCCCCTCCATGCAGCCCACTTCCCCCTCTGGCTCTATCCAGACTGTGTCTAAGTCCTTGATCCAGAACCAGAGCCAAGGGTCATCTCGTCATCCCGATGTCCCCACTCTAACACCAGCCGTCACTGGTCCCAAGTCCACAACGGCAGACTATGGCCAAG TAATGCCACTCATTGGAATTGTCCTGCTGCTTACTTTTCTACTTACCGCTGTGACCTGCAACCTGGTCATCATCCCTTGCATCAAGAACTACAAGAACCCGGGTGTCAAAACAG GACTCAATGTGCCGGAGGCCAGTTGA